One Candidatus Peregrinibacteria bacterium DNA segment encodes these proteins:
- a CDS encoding DNA methyltransferase, which produces MADSNKIIHEYLVEIQKILQSGDAREHAYRPAFQRLIQGLKPEIQVINEPAYTGGNAPDFLFKSGATPVAYAECKDVTVDITNSEVQKQANRYVEAFGRILLTNYFNFQILSEEGEVVAISIADKSGDQIIARQSEFERFANIIQDYITPFHRTIRSARKLAEIMASKARILRDNALASLTENPDSDIYAQYKTFKEVLIRELSEQEFADMYAQTLVYGLFVARYYDSTIKTFSRHEAQDLLPASNPLLKKFFGHVAGTDYDPKIAWLVDSLVEAYLSTNVYELMHKEFATKQKDPVLHFYETFLAEYDKGLRKNRGVYYTPEPVVSFIVRSVDEILKTKFNLPKGLADTSTIDHQEKIQAEDARRKDGIKRKKNQIHRVQVLDPAVGTGTFLNEVINVIFKSFKGQEGLWSSYVRDHLLPRIHGFELMMASYTMAHLKLGVTLKELGYSGDERLSVWLTNSLEESVHEVPNLFMSQWLTEESHEASRIKSELPIMVVLGNPPYSVSSANKGVSIMDLISVYKENLNERNIQSLSDDYIKFIRFAEHQIEKSGCGVVAMITNNSFIDGVTHRQMRKHLMETFDEIYILDLHGNAKKKEVAPDGGKDENVFNIMQGVSINLFIKNGDCKGMANVYHSELFGKQKEKYEKLDQFDFETIKWEKLKTVEPYYFFVPKDFSSELLYNRGFKIDELFVMSSMGIATARDSQLIWLNRKSAENLLADLNELDKDDFLIKYNFPGETEDWRYCNAKSDIADSKITKIAYRPFDERWTIYSGNSKGVMARPRGEIMSNLLQGNIALNLCKHIRKQYEPVFVSRYVTDKSLLSSLDNSYAFPLYLQPDSGDRIPNLDQTIWDKINETVDITQPEDILDYIYAVLHSQDYREKYKEFLKIDFPRIPYPKDKKIFKKLMELGRKLRGLHLLEDSSVNEFMTTFPIGGSNIVEKKYPKYDDGKVYINGTQYFGSVPKVMWDFYIGGYQPAQKWLKDRQERTLSSEDIEHYQKMIVALKETVELMENIDKVVTF; this is translated from the coding sequence ATGGCTGACTCAAATAAAATAATCCACGAGTATCTTGTTGAGATACAAAAAATACTCCAGTCTGGGGATGCGCGTGAGCATGCTTATAGGCCAGCTTTTCAAAGGTTGATTCAAGGACTGAAGCCAGAGATTCAAGTGATTAATGAGCCAGCCTACACGGGAGGTAACGCTCCCGATTTTTTATTCAAGAGCGGAGCAACGCCAGTAGCCTATGCCGAGTGTAAGGATGTAACGGTTGATATCACCAACTCAGAAGTTCAGAAACAGGCAAACCGATACGTTGAAGCATTCGGAAGAATTTTGCTTACGAATTATTTTAATTTCCAAATTTTGAGTGAGGAAGGTGAAGTGGTTGCGATTTCCATTGCAGATAAAAGTGGAGATCAAATCATTGCCAGACAGTCGGAATTTGAGCGTTTTGCAAATATCATTCAGGACTACATCACTCCGTTTCATCGCACGATTAGGTCTGCAAGGAAACTGGCAGAAATCATGGCGAGCAAGGCACGAATTTTGAGAGATAATGCACTGGCTTCTCTGACTGAAAATCCTGATTCGGACATTTACGCACAGTACAAAACTTTTAAAGAAGTGCTGATTAGAGAACTCTCCGAACAAGAGTTTGCAGACATGTATGCACAGACTTTGGTTTATGGCTTATTCGTAGCTCGCTACTACGATTCGACGATCAAAACCTTTTCGAGGCATGAGGCTCAAGACCTATTGCCAGCCTCAAACCCTTTATTGAAAAAATTCTTCGGACACGTAGCAGGTACAGATTATGACCCAAAAATAGCATGGTTGGTAGACAGCCTAGTCGAAGCATATCTGAGCACAAATGTGTATGAACTGATGCATAAGGAATTCGCTACGAAGCAAAAAGATCCCGTCCTTCATTTTTACGAAACATTCCTGGCTGAATACGACAAAGGGCTGCGTAAAAATCGAGGGGTCTATTACACCCCAGAGCCTGTCGTTTCGTTCATTGTGAGATCCGTTGATGAAATCTTGAAAACTAAATTCAACCTCCCAAAGGGCTTAGCGGACACGAGTACGATTGACCATCAAGAGAAGATTCAAGCCGAAGATGCTCGAAGAAAAGACGGGATCAAAAGAAAGAAAAACCAGATCCATAGGGTGCAAGTACTTGATCCTGCCGTTGGCACAGGAACCTTTTTGAATGAGGTCATCAATGTGATTTTTAAGTCTTTCAAAGGCCAAGAAGGTTTATGGTCGTCCTATGTTAGGGACCACCTGCTACCACGGATTCACGGCTTTGAATTGATGATGGCCAGCTACACTATGGCTCATTTAAAGTTAGGCGTAACGCTAAAAGAGCTGGGTTACAGTGGAGACGAAAGACTGTCAGTCTGGCTCACCAATAGCTTAGAAGAGTCCGTACATGAAGTGCCAAATTTATTTATGAGTCAATGGTTGACCGAGGAATCCCATGAAGCTTCACGAATTAAGTCGGAACTGCCAATCATGGTTGTGCTGGGAAATCCCCCATATTCTGTCAGTTCAGCAAATAAGGGAGTTAGCATTATGGATTTGATTTCGGTTTACAAAGAGAACTTAAATGAAAGAAATATTCAATCACTATCAGATGACTACATCAAATTTATACGTTTCGCAGAACATCAAATTGAAAAGAGTGGATGTGGTGTAGTAGCAATGATTACAAATAATTCATTCATTGATGGAGTGACTCATCGGCAGATGCGTAAACATTTGATGGAAACTTTTGATGAGATTTACATTCTAGACTTACATGGAAATGCAAAAAAGAAAGAAGTAGCACCTGATGGAGGTAAGGATGAGAATGTTTTTAACATTATGCAGGGTGTTTCAATCAATTTATTTATCAAGAATGGTGATTGCAAAGGAATGGCGAATGTCTATCATTCAGAGTTATTCGGTAAGCAAAAGGAAAAATATGAAAAGCTAGACCAGTTTGATTTCGAAACAATTAAGTGGGAAAAGTTGAAAACAGTTGAGCCATATTATTTCTTTGTACCCAAGGATTTCTCTTCAGAACTTCTGTATAATCGTGGATTTAAAATTGATGAATTATTTGTGATGTCCTCAATGGGTATTGCTACAGCAAGGGATTCTCAGTTAATTTGGCTCAACAGAAAAAGTGCGGAAAACTTGTTGGCTGATCTGAATGAATTAGATAAAGATGATTTTTTGATTAAGTATAATTTTCCCGGTGAAACGGAAGATTGGCGCTACTGTAATGCAAAGAGTGACATTGCAGATTCCAAAATAACGAAGATTGCATATAGACCATTTGATGAAAGGTGGACTATCTATTCGGGAAATTCCAAGGGTGTTATGGCCCGTCCAAGGGGAGAAATAATGTCAAACCTTTTGCAAGGAAATATCGCTCTAAATTTATGCAAACACATTCGAAAACAGTATGAACCAGTATTTGTTTCAAGGTATGTAACGGATAAGTCTTTACTCTCATCACTTGATAATTCGTATGCCTTCCCATTGTACCTTCAGCCTGATAGTGGTGATCGTATTCCAAATCTTGATCAAACAATTTGGGACAAAATCAATGAGACGGTTGATATAACCCAACCCGAAGACATTCTTGACTATATTTATGCCGTTCTCCATTCTCAGGACTATCGTGAAAAATATAAAGAATTCTTAAAAATCGACTTCCCTCGTATCCCTTATCCAAAAGACAAAAAAATCTTCAAAAAACTTATGGAACTTGGCAGAAAACTCCGAGGCCTCCATTTGTTGGAAGATTCCAGTGTCAACGAATTCATGACGACCTTTCCAATTGGAGGTTCGAACATAGTTGAGAAAAAGTACCCGAAATATGATGACGGCAAGGTCTATATTAATGGCACTCAGTACTTCGGAAGTGTTCCCAAAGTGATGTGGGATTTCTATATTGGAGGCTATCAGCCTGCTCAAAAATGGCTTAAAGACCGTCAGGAACGTACCCTAAGTTCTGAAGACATTGAGCATTACCAAAAAATGATAGTTGCTCTCAAAGAGACAGTTGAATTGATGGAGAATATAGATAAGGTGGTTACTTTTTAA
- a CDS encoding ATP-binding protein has translation MSGIVFDTYLLNQEKWAKVLQLGEIEEKRKKSDNNIVYKITNAEEKQALIEKLNIENFVGVIIEGSEIGRILFEYSKKKDDLQEGDLLELRVGDKRLFYQVFGGLTQSENLEGRNETGYIRGEAIQLGEWQAFDLSFQKFGWVPSINTPVFKADTSDINPIAHKYPDFKIGVIPGTSLPSVLDLNEAVSHHTALLGVTGAGKSHLARKIIRELSQDTKVICVDFTGEWKTSMSSLNPVALIGTSDLSQLEADIAQKETEASSRNADKTKLLEYKKKINEKLGGYVKTFMESKDKIALFELPELSNTMFVLEFTQLFLEAVFSYAKQNRGQKICIVLEEAHTIIPETNFLGDLGDYGSSKALVSKMSQIALQGRKYGVGLLVIAQRTANVSKTVLTQCNTVICFQAFDETSFTFLGNYIGQNLVKTLPNLKRYHAIITGKAVRSNLPMIIQLEE, from the coding sequence ATGTCAGGGATTGTGTTTGACACTTATTTGCTGAACCAGGAAAAGTGGGCAAAAGTATTGCAGTTGGGAGAAATAGAAGAGAAGAGAAAGAAATCTGACAATAATATCGTTTATAAAATAACTAACGCCGAAGAGAAACAAGCTTTGATCGAAAAACTGAATATAGAGAATTTTGTAGGCGTCATCATTGAGGGCTCAGAAATTGGACGAATACTATTCGAATACTCAAAGAAAAAAGATGACCTCCAAGAAGGCGATCTGCTTGAACTTAGAGTCGGCGATAAAAGACTATTTTATCAAGTTTTTGGTGGGTTAACTCAATCAGAAAATCTCGAGGGCAGAAATGAAACTGGATATATTAGAGGTGAAGCGATCCAATTGGGCGAATGGCAAGCATTTGACCTGTCTTTTCAGAAGTTTGGATGGGTGCCATCGATTAATACTCCTGTATTTAAAGCAGACACTTCGGATATAAATCCAATAGCACATAAATATCCCGATTTTAAGATCGGTGTAATACCAGGAACGTCACTGCCATCGGTCTTAGATCTTAATGAAGCCGTAAGTCACCATACGGCATTATTGGGAGTAACGGGGGCGGGTAAGTCTCACTTAGCGCGTAAAATTATTCGAGAGTTGTCTCAAGATACTAAAGTTATTTGTGTTGATTTTACTGGTGAATGGAAAACAAGCATGTCTAGTTTGAATCCAGTGGCGTTAATCGGTACGTCAGACCTGAGTCAACTTGAAGCAGATATCGCACAGAAAGAGACTGAGGCTAGCTCGAGAAATGCGGACAAAACGAAACTTTTAGAGTACAAAAAGAAGATCAATGAAAAACTTGGGGGCTATGTGAAAACGTTTATGGAGTCAAAAGATAAAATTGCACTTTTTGAGCTCCCTGAACTGTCTAATACGATGTTCGTTTTGGAATTCACTCAGTTGTTTTTAGAAGCAGTCTTCTCTTATGCAAAACAAAATCGCGGACAGAAAATATGTATTGTGCTCGAAGAAGCTCACACGATAATACCAGAGACAAACTTCCTAGGAGATTTAGGCGATTATGGTAGTAGTAAAGCACTTGTAAGTAAGATGAGTCAGATTGCATTACAGGGAAGAAAGTATGGGGTTGGATTGCTTGTCATTGCACAACGAACAGCAAACGTTTCCAAAACAGTTTTGACACAGTGTAACACCGTCATTTGTTTTCAAGCTTTTGATGAAACAAGTTTCACATTTTTAGGAAACTATATCGGACAAAACTTGGTTAAGACACTTCCAAACTTGAAACGATATCATGCCATCATTACAGGAAAAGCCGTAAGGTCAAATTTGCCCATGATCATTCAGCTTGAGGAATAG
- a CDS encoding recombinase family protein: MTDLDEPLKYCLYARKSSESDERQAMSIDSQIHEMQQIAEQEGLNVVEVMEESKSAKAKGVRVKFNEMLKGLSDGKFNSILTWAPDRLSRNAGDLGDIVDMMDDGKLVNIRTHGQTFINSPNEKFLLMILCSQAKLENDNRGKNVKRGLRAKCERGKRPGVQPLGYKIYRDPEKLSMESKILIDPERAPFIKKMFDYLTVSGYSGRQINELLTKEGFRTRKGKHVTLSMTYRVFKERFYYGEFEYPEGSGNWYEGTHEPIITKDQWEAAQKAIKTFEKSKWGNKSFYFSRLFKCGSCNSGICGVTHINRHSKSYTYYRCNRYGGTKMCHEKYIREDELVESIAKLVDEFKSKELRIHKKIIREVQKMNELHEITMGEGAKKLTEQEYIHYILKKGTPVEKKDFLSTLEGQLYLKGGKVWLDDTKIE; encoded by the coding sequence ATGACAGATTTAGATGAACCTCTGAAGTACTGCCTCTACGCCAGAAAGTCCTCAGAATCGGATGAAAGACAGGCCATGAGCATCGACTCTCAAATTCATGAGATGCAGCAGATTGCCGAACAGGAAGGTCTCAACGTTGTAGAGGTCATGGAGGAAAGCAAAAGCGCCAAAGCCAAAGGAGTGCGAGTTAAATTCAACGAGATGCTCAAAGGGCTTTCTGATGGAAAGTTCAACTCCATTTTAACATGGGCCCCAGATCGTTTGAGCCGCAACGCAGGGGATTTAGGAGACATAGTGGACATGATGGACGATGGTAAGTTAGTCAACATTCGGACACATGGACAAACCTTCATCAACTCCCCAAATGAGAAGTTCCTCCTGATGATTCTGTGTAGTCAGGCAAAGTTGGAGAATGACAATCGTGGTAAGAACGTGAAACGTGGACTTAGGGCAAAATGTGAGAGGGGCAAAAGGCCAGGTGTCCAACCACTGGGCTACAAGATTTACCGTGACCCCGAGAAACTTTCGATGGAGAGCAAAATACTCATAGATCCCGAACGTGCTCCCTTCATTAAGAAAATGTTCGACTACCTCACCGTCAGTGGCTACAGCGGAAGACAAATAAACGAACTCCTTACGAAGGAAGGCTTTAGGACAAGAAAAGGAAAGCATGTAACGCTGAGCATGACCTACCGAGTATTCAAAGAGCGGTTCTACTACGGCGAATTTGAATACCCCGAAGGCAGCGGCAATTGGTACGAAGGTACTCACGAACCAATTATCACCAAAGATCAGTGGGAGGCGGCACAGAAGGCTATAAAAACGTTTGAAAAGAGCAAGTGGGGAAACAAAAGCTTCTACTTCAGCCGCCTATTCAAATGCGGCTCATGTAATTCAGGCATTTGTGGCGTAACTCACATCAACAGACACTCCAAGAGCTACACCTACTACAGATGCAATCGATATGGAGGAACTAAGATGTGTCATGAAAAGTATATACGTGAAGACGAGCTGGTTGAAAGCATCGCCAAGCTTGTGGATGAATTTAAAAGCAAAGAGCTTCGGATCCATAAGAAAATAATTCGGGAAGTCCAAAAGATGAACGAGCTTCACGAAATCACAATGGGCGAAGGGGCGAAAAAACTGACCGAACAAGAATACATCCACTACATCCTGAAGAAAGGAACTCCAGTAGAGAAAAAGGATTTTTTATCCACTTTAGAGGGCCAATTGTACCTTAAAGGTGGAAAGGTCTGGTTGGATGATACGAAAATTGAATAG
- a CDS encoding DUF4153 domain-containing protein gives MAFLPTPNFSLSHLASTVARFPLALLSSALCTGLLIGASRMNPYPENVDQALSSLFIGILLFGGLALLAERLRLRSWLIQLMGIPLLYLLVYSVEPSGYWVDLDMLHLGMIFVASLALVFVGPYVRNNKEEQGFWNYSIATLSSALIAIATALILWLGFSLAIFSIQELFNVTMSYTWTQDFGYFFCILLASLVFYMGIPTDYKDLQKQAPAEKMMRSFVLYISFPLLLTYFLILSVYVVKILATQDWPEGFVAMPVLLFTLLGYGTYALLFLLRNEKVNKLIGRFLQVFPWTTIPFLLVYFVAFWKRIEPYGLTEERYLGVLLGLVLLGWSLYYATQKKASLRWIPLSVVIVGLLCSVGPWSPRALSEWSQMSRLESVLTRTGILVEGEIVPLAENTLSDEDGDEIFSKVEYLVNHHDGDAFSAWFGEGAKGMSSEDVLRKMGLEHYDPYEGPTDYFDFGTDGDEVLTAAGYDYALQYIGYVGSFNGLYELPNGAGTLTIDLLEYSQIMQFEFNDQVYEVPLTDLMTRLEAEGRVDSLLPREDLSLTFEEGRFKVKIYFNSINWSRMDDVLQSTAVDCEVFLSVK, from the coding sequence ATGGCTTTCCTCCCTACGCCGAACTTTTCTTTAAGTCATTTAGCATCCACAGTCGCTCGTTTTCCACTTGCGCTTTTGAGCAGTGCGCTGTGCACCGGGCTCTTGATTGGGGCCAGTAGAATGAATCCTTACCCTGAAAATGTGGATCAAGCTCTCTCTTCGCTTTTTATTGGAATTTTATTATTCGGAGGATTGGCCTTGCTTGCGGAACGGCTGCGACTTCGGTCTTGGCTGATTCAACTCATGGGGATACCTTTGCTTTATCTCTTGGTTTATTCTGTTGAGCCGAGTGGTTATTGGGTGGACCTCGATATGCTCCATCTGGGCATGATTTTTGTGGCTTCTCTGGCGCTGGTTTTTGTGGGACCTTATGTGCGAAATAATAAGGAGGAGCAGGGTTTTTGGAACTATAGCATTGCCACCTTGTCTAGTGCGCTGATTGCCATTGCGACGGCTCTTATTCTTTGGCTCGGCTTCAGTCTGGCCATTTTCTCTATTCAGGAGTTGTTTAACGTCACCATGAGCTACACTTGGACTCAAGATTTTGGCTATTTCTTTTGCATTCTTTTGGCCAGTCTCGTTTTTTACATGGGGATTCCCACGGACTATAAGGACCTTCAAAAACAAGCTCCCGCTGAAAAAATGATGCGGTCTTTTGTGCTTTATATCAGTTTTCCTTTGCTGCTCACTTATTTTTTGATTTTGTCTGTTTATGTGGTGAAGATTTTAGCCACTCAAGACTGGCCAGAAGGCTTCGTGGCCATGCCTGTTTTGCTCTTCACTTTGCTCGGCTACGGCACTTACGCTTTGCTTTTTTTGCTGCGCAACGAAAAGGTCAATAAACTGATTGGAAGGTTTCTCCAGGTTTTTCCTTGGACTACGATTCCTTTCCTTTTGGTTTATTTTGTAGCCTTTTGGAAGCGCATTGAACCTTATGGACTTACGGAAGAGCGTTATTTGGGCGTACTGCTTGGCTTGGTGCTATTGGGCTGGAGCCTTTATTATGCCACCCAAAAGAAGGCGAGTTTGCGTTGGATTCCGCTGAGTGTGGTGATTGTGGGCTTGCTATGCAGTGTTGGTCCATGGAGCCCCAGGGCTCTCTCTGAGTGGAGTCAAATGAGTCGTTTAGAAAGTGTTTTGACTCGAACAGGGATTTTGGTGGAAGGCGAGATTGTTCCCCTTGCAGAGAACACTCTTTCAGATGAAGACGGTGATGAAATTTTCTCGAAAGTGGAGTACTTGGTCAACCATCATGATGGCGATGCTTTTTCTGCTTGGTTTGGAGAAGGGGCCAAGGGAATGAGCAGCGAAGATGTTTTACGAAAAATGGGTCTTGAACATTATGATCCTTACGAAGGTCCTACTGATTATTTTGATTTTGGGACTGATGGGGATGAGGTTTTGACAGCGGCGGGTTATGATTATGCTCTTCAATACATTGGATACGTTGGGTCTTTTAATGGCTTGTATGAATTGCCGAATGGGGCGGGCACTCTCACGATTGACTTACTGGAGTACTCCCAGATCATGCAGTTTGAGTTCAATGACCAGGTTTATGAGGTGCCTTTGACGGATTTAATGACTCGCCTAGAAGCAGAAGGGCGTGTCGACAGTCTTCTCCCTCGTGAGGACTTGAGCCTGACTTTTGAAGAAGGTCGTTTTAAGGTGAAAATTTATTTCAATTCTATCAATTGGTCTAGGATGGATGATGTCCTTCAGTCTACGGCTGTGGACTGTGAGGTCTTCTTGAGCGTGAAATAA